In the genome of Saccharomonospora viridis DSM 43017, one region contains:
- the fbaA gene encoding class II fructose-bisphosphate aldolase, translated as MPIATPEVYAEMLDRARANEFAYPAINVTSSETLNAALRGFAEAESDGIIQFSTGGAEFASGQKVKDMVTGARAMAEFAHVVAEKYPVNIALHTDHCPKEKLDGFVNPLIEISKERVKRGQNPLFQSHMWDGSAIDLDENLKIAAELLEKAAEAKIILEVEIGVVGGEEDGISNEINEKLYTAEGDFLKTVDALGTGEKGRYLLAATFGNVHGVYKPGAVKLRPEILKRGQEVAAEKLGLPKGSKPFELVFHGGSGSPLEQIHEAISYGVVKMNIDTDTQYAFTRPIAAHMFTNYDGVLKVDGEVGNKKVYDPRSYMKKAEESMAARVVEAAEHLKSAGRKL; from the coding sequence ATGCCCATCGCTACACCCGAGGTCTATGCCGAAATGCTGGACCGGGCCAGGGCGAACGAGTTCGCGTACCCGGCAATCAACGTGACCTCGTCCGAGACGCTCAATGCCGCATTGCGGGGTTTCGCCGAGGCGGAAAGCGACGGGATCATTCAGTTCTCCACCGGTGGTGCCGAGTTCGCATCGGGCCAGAAGGTGAAGGACATGGTCACGGGTGCGCGGGCGATGGCCGAGTTCGCGCACGTCGTCGCCGAGAAGTACCCGGTCAACATCGCACTGCACACCGACCACTGCCCTAAGGAGAAGCTCGACGGATTCGTCAACCCGTTGATCGAGATCTCCAAGGAGCGTGTCAAGCGCGGACAGAACCCGCTGTTCCAGTCCCACATGTGGGACGGTTCGGCGATCGACCTCGACGAGAACCTCAAGATCGCTGCCGAGCTGTTGGAGAAGGCCGCCGAAGCCAAGATCATCCTTGAGGTGGAGATCGGCGTCGTCGGCGGCGAAGAGGACGGTATCTCCAACGAGATCAACGAGAAGCTCTACACCGCCGAGGGCGACTTCCTGAAGACCGTCGACGCGCTCGGCACCGGTGAGAAGGGGCGGTACCTGCTCGCCGCGACGTTCGGCAACGTCCACGGCGTGTACAAGCCCGGCGCGGTGAAGCTGCGTCCGGAGATCCTCAAGCGGGGCCAGGAGGTCGCCGCCGAGAAGCTGGGCCTGCCCAAGGGGTCCAAGCCGTTCGAGTTGGTGTTCCACGGTGGGTCCGGTTCGCCGCTGGAGCAGATCCACGAGGCGATCTCGTACGGCGTGGTGAAGATGAACATCGACACCGACACCCAGTACGCGTTCACCCGTCCGATCGCCGCGCACATGTTCACCAACTACGACGGTGTGCTCAAGGTCGACGGCGAGGTCGGCAACAAGAAGGTCTACGACCCGCGCAGCTACATGAAGAAGGCCGAGGAGTCGATGGCCGCCCGTGTGGTGGAGGCCGCCGAGCACCTCAAGTCGGCGGGACGCAAGCT
- a CDS encoding LLM class F420-dependent oxidoreductase: MTVDLGSIGVWRPAFQLNADLAYEVERLGYGAIWVGGSPSEDLGIVETLLDATERIAVATGVVNMWQADPEALARSYHRIEAKHPGRFLLGVGVGHREATQEYRKPYDKIVSYLDALAAAGVPGSATVLAALGPKVLRLSAERTAGAHPYLTTPEHTRRAREILGDGVLLAPEQKVVLDPDPERARRKARPVVSGYLGLANYANNLRRLGWTDADLADGGSDALVDALAVHGDADTVVRNVRAHLDAGADHVCVQVLPMDVDPLPSYRAIAEAVGLSTAV, from the coding sequence ATGACAGTAGACCTCGGCTCGATCGGTGTCTGGCGTCCGGCGTTCCAGCTCAACGCCGACCTCGCGTACGAAGTGGAGAGACTCGGCTACGGCGCCATCTGGGTCGGTGGCTCCCCGTCGGAGGATCTGGGGATCGTCGAGACCCTGCTCGACGCGACCGAGCGCATCGCCGTGGCCACGGGCGTCGTCAACATGTGGCAAGCCGACCCGGAGGCGCTCGCCCGTTCCTACCACCGGATCGAGGCCAAACACCCCGGCCGTTTCCTGTTGGGTGTGGGTGTCGGACACCGTGAGGCCACCCAGGAGTACCGGAAGCCCTACGACAAGATCGTGTCCTACCTGGACGCATTGGCCGCGGCGGGGGTGCCGGGTTCGGCCACCGTACTGGCCGCGCTCGGTCCGAAGGTGCTCCGGTTGTCGGCCGAACGCACCGCCGGGGCGCATCCGTACCTCACCACGCCCGAACACACCCGTCGGGCTCGCGAGATCCTGGGCGACGGTGTCCTCCTCGCGCCGGAACAGAAGGTGGTCCTCGACCCCGATCCCGAACGGGCCCGGCGGAAAGCCCGTCCCGTGGTCTCCGGCTACCTCGGTCTCGCCAACTACGCCAACAACCTCCGCAGACTCGGTTGGACCGATGCCGACCTCGCCGACGGTGGCAGCGACGCGCTCGTCGACGCGCTCGCCGTACACGGTGACGCCGACACCGTCGTGCGAAATGTCCGGGCCCACCTCGACGCGGGAGCCGATCACGTGTGCGTCCAGGTGTTGCCCATGGACGTCGACCCTCTCCCGTCCTACCGGGCGATCGCCGAAGCTGTGGGGCTGAGCACGGCGGTGTGA
- a CDS encoding SDR family oxidoreductase gives MALMPTFSANRTVRNKVVLITGAARGIGAGLAERLAADGAKVALVGIEADEQRKVADRIGPAAKSWEADVTDWEALEKAVAGVVDHFGGIDIVVANAGIATTGFVRSVDPVAFERVFEVDLLGVWRTFRVTLPHVIARKGYLLAISSFAAVVHAPGMANYASAKAGVEAFCNSLRAEVAHLGVKVGVAHPTWIKTDLVESADAHPVFGKLRSSVPGPLGKTYPLDVALDQLHDGIRRRARTIHIPRWVGAMKLIRAFLPPFVEAVSRLRVPRADKAALEDIARRGAREAAITGRSGRAATEIARE, from the coding sequence ATGGCGCTGATGCCCACGTTCTCGGCCAACAGGACCGTGCGGAACAAGGTCGTGCTCATCACCGGCGCGGCACGGGGTATCGGCGCGGGGCTCGCGGAAAGACTCGCCGCCGACGGCGCCAAGGTCGCACTCGTGGGCATCGAGGCCGACGAACAGCGGAAAGTCGCCGACCGCATCGGCCCGGCCGCCAAGTCCTGGGAAGCCGACGTCACCGACTGGGAGGCCCTGGAGAAAGCCGTCGCCGGTGTGGTGGACCACTTCGGCGGCATCGACATCGTGGTCGCCAACGCCGGGATCGCCACCACCGGTTTCGTTCGTTCGGTGGACCCGGTCGCGTTCGAACGGGTCTTCGAGGTCGACCTGCTCGGCGTGTGGCGCACCTTCCGCGTCACCCTGCCCCACGTGATCGCGCGCAAGGGCTACCTGCTGGCCATCTCGTCGTTCGCCGCCGTCGTCCACGCACCCGGCATGGCGAACTACGCCTCCGCCAAGGCCGGGGTCGAGGCGTTCTGCAACAGTCTGCGCGCGGAAGTGGCACATCTCGGCGTCAAAGTCGGTGTCGCCCACCCGACGTGGATCAAAACCGACCTCGTGGAAAGCGCCGACGCCCACCCCGTGTTCGGTAAGCTCCGCAGTTCCGTACCGGGCCCCCTCGGCAAGACGTATCCACTCGACGTGGCACTCGACCAGCTGCACGACGGCATCAGGCGCCGGGCGCGCACGATCCACATCCCCCGTTGGGTCGGCGCGATGAAACTGATCCGGGCGTTCCTGCCGCCGTTCGTCGAGGCCGTGTCCCGACTGCGGGTGCCCCGTGCGGACAAGGCGGCCCTGGAGGACATCGCCCGGCGCGGCGCGCGGGAGGCCGCCATCACGGGCCGCTCCGGCCGCGCCGCCACGGAGATCGCACGCGAGTAG
- a CDS encoding pyridoxamine 5'-phosphate oxidase family protein, translated as MSRRDETRMSPEELVRYVTERTVITLATLGPNGRPHLTPLWYVPRDLDPDADPPLRLTTWTYGKSQKAVNLRRDPRATLLIESGDSYDQLRGVSMECDVELVTDTDAVAAIGLDLARRYTPEGEVDALRQAVTAQAPKRVGLVCTPTKIVSWDHTKLGAGY; from the coding sequence ATGTCCCGACGTGACGAGACCCGGATGAGCCCGGAGGAGCTCGTGCGCTATGTCACCGAGCGCACCGTGATCACCCTGGCCACCCTCGGCCCGAACGGCCGACCGCACCTGACACCGCTGTGGTACGTCCCCCGCGACCTCGACCCGGACGCCGACCCACCGCTGCGGCTGACCACCTGGACCTACGGGAAGTCACAGAAGGCCGTGAACCTGCGGCGCGACCCGCGGGCGACCCTGCTGATCGAGTCCGGCGACTCCTACGACCAGCTCCGCGGTGTGTCGATGGAGTGCGACGTCGAACTCGTCACCGACACCGACGCCGTAGCCGCCATCGGACTCGACCTCGCCCGCCGCTACACCCCGGAGGGCGAGGTCGACGCACTCCGACAAGCGGTGACCGCGCAGGCACCGAAGCGGGTCGGGTTGGTCTGCACCCCCACGAAGATCGTCAGCTGGGACCACACGAAGCTCGGCGCGGGTTACTGA
- a CDS encoding RNA polymerase sigma factor, which yields MHGSAEPTRHRNATRRVERDVEQTLSHLRTLDAPVQRTQPSGPLTLEDLYRQHRMRLVRLAILLVDEPATAEDVVQEAFTGLHRNWGKLRDAAAAVSYLRTAVVNGSRSVLRRRKTARDYVPPHAVNARSAESLAMLSTEHQAVVQALSKLPPRQREVLVLRYYGGLSEAEISEAAGISRGTVKSTASRALEALQRAMNNERRSASR from the coding sequence ATGCACGGCAGCGCCGAGCCGACACGCCACCGCAATGCCACGCGCAGAGTGGAACGCGACGTCGAGCAGACGCTATCCCACCTGCGCACGTTGGACGCGCCTGTGCAGCGGACCCAACCCTCGGGGCCGCTCACGCTCGAGGATCTCTACCGGCAGCATCGAATGCGGTTGGTGCGGCTGGCGATCCTGCTGGTCGACGAGCCGGCCACGGCCGAGGACGTGGTACAGGAGGCGTTCACGGGTCTGCACCGCAACTGGGGGAAGCTGCGCGACGCCGCCGCAGCCGTGTCGTATCTGCGGACGGCGGTGGTGAACGGCTCGCGTAGCGTGTTGCGCAGACGTAAGACCGCTCGTGACTACGTGCCCCCGCACGCGGTCAACGCGAGGTCGGCCGAGAGCCTGGCCATGCTGTCCACCGAGCATCAGGCCGTCGTACAGGCACTGTCGAAGCTGCCGCCCCGGCAGCGGGAAGTACTGGTACTGCGGTACTACGGCGGATTGTCCGAGGCGGAGATCTCCGAGGCCGCGGGCATCTCGCGGGGCACCGTGAAGTCCACGGCGAGCCGCGCCCTGGAGGCGTTGCAGCGGGCGATGAACAACGAACGTCGCTCGGCCTCTCGGTGA
- the nagA gene encoding N-acetylglucosamine-6-phosphate deacetylase: MNGSDDLVLTGGRIHCPDGMLADGWLSVSGERISGVGTGNPPQGKHIDLNGAHVVPGFVDIHCHGGGGGSFTSADPAEAHTAVRTHRRHGTTTLMASLVSAPPNELIDQMAALAELVTDGELVGIHLEGPFISEARCGAHDPAVLRDPDAEVVEELLKAGRGNIRMVTLAPELAGGIEAVHRFSQDGVIAAVGHTDAVADQVRAAVDAGATVATHLFNGMRPLHHREPGPVGALLDDDRVTVELICDLVHLHPDVVRFAARHAGPSRTVLVTDAMSATDVADGTYRLGGLDVEVKNGVATLPDSGSLAGSTLTMDAAFRNLVHGAGLDIADAVAATATQPARLLGIDGDTGALRTGLLADAVVLDDDLRTLGVLRRGAWVDDRVPKTA, from the coding sequence GTGAACGGCAGTGACGACCTGGTCCTCACCGGCGGCCGCATCCACTGTCCTGACGGGATGCTCGCCGACGGTTGGCTCTCCGTGTCCGGGGAACGAATCAGCGGCGTGGGCACCGGTAACCCCCCACAGGGCAAGCACATCGACCTCAACGGGGCACACGTCGTGCCCGGATTCGTGGACATCCACTGCCACGGCGGTGGCGGCGGCTCGTTCACCAGCGCCGACCCCGCCGAAGCGCACACGGCCGTGAGAACCCACCGCAGACACGGCACCACCACGCTCATGGCGAGCCTGGTGTCCGCACCCCCGAACGAGCTCATCGACCAGATGGCCGCCCTGGCCGAACTGGTCACCGACGGCGAGCTGGTGGGCATCCACCTGGAAGGCCCCTTCATCTCCGAGGCCCGCTGCGGCGCGCACGACCCGGCGGTGCTGCGCGACCCCGACGCGGAGGTCGTCGAAGAGCTGCTGAAGGCGGGCCGTGGGAACATCCGCATGGTGACGCTCGCCCCCGAACTCGCCGGTGGCATCGAAGCGGTACACCGCTTCAGCCAGGACGGGGTGATCGCCGCCGTCGGACACACCGACGCGGTGGCCGACCAGGTCCGGGCGGCCGTGGACGCGGGCGCGACCGTGGCGACACACCTGTTCAACGGCATGCGCCCCCTGCACCACCGCGAACCCGGCCCCGTAGGGGCGTTGCTCGACGACGACCGGGTGACCGTCGAGCTGATCTGCGACCTCGTGCACCTCCACCCCGACGTGGTGCGGTTCGCCGCCCGCCACGCGGGACCGTCGAGGACCGTACTCGTCACCGACGCCATGTCGGCCACCGACGTCGCGGACGGCACGTACCGGCTCGGCGGGCTCGACGTCGAGGTGAAGAACGGCGTGGCCACGTTGCCGGACAGCGGGTCGCTCGCGGGCAGCACCCTCACCATGGACGCCGCGTTCCGCAACCTCGTCCACGGCGCGGGGCTCGACATCGCCGACGCCGTGGCCGCGACCGCCACCCAGCCCGCCCGGCTGCTGGGCATCGACGGTGACACGGGCGCGTTGCGGACCGGCCTGCTGGCCGACGCGGTCGTGCTGGACGACGATCTGCGGACGCTCGGGGTACTGCGGCGGGGGGCGTGGGTCGACGACCGCGTCCCGAAGACCGCCTGA
- a CDS encoding FAD-binding oxidoreductase, producing MSNETLLDRLRSELGADAVVTDVDVMATYSRDQMPLAPAGTPLAVVLPEDVDGVRATVRACAAARVPVVPRGAGSGLSGGANAVDGCVVLVTTKLDEIVEIDPDNRLAVVQPGVVNQDLRDAVAKHGLFYPPDPSSYDWCTIGGNLATNAGGLCCVKYGVTSDFVLGLEVVLADGSLLRTGRRTVKGVAGYDLTKLFVGSEGTLGVITEATLALRPLPQAPATLVAAFPSAPAAGVAVSRIVREGLVPSLMEIMDTATVDAVSNYLRTDLGTERGTLLLCQSDTGGERASAELSAVERICSEAGAEMTYHTDDLAEGDLLMRARRVTLLALESMGSCMTDDVCVPRTRIADLITGCERIAEEVGLTVAVVGHAGDGNMHPTVVYDASSEGEFERAKRAFDAILELGLSLGGTVTGEHGVGKFKQEWLAREIGPVGLDVHRRIKRALDPQNLFNPGSMFSL from the coding sequence ATGAGCAACGAGACCCTGCTGGACCGGTTGCGCTCCGAACTCGGTGCCGACGCCGTGGTGACGGACGTCGATGTCATGGCGACCTACTCCCGCGACCAGATGCCGCTCGCGCCCGCGGGTACGCCGCTGGCCGTGGTGTTGCCCGAGGACGTCGACGGAGTGCGGGCCACGGTTCGCGCGTGCGCGGCGGCGAGGGTGCCCGTGGTGCCGCGAGGGGCGGGCAGTGGGCTCAGTGGCGGGGCCAACGCCGTGGACGGTTGCGTCGTCCTCGTGACCACGAAACTCGACGAGATCGTCGAGATCGACCCCGACAACAGGCTCGCCGTCGTGCAGCCGGGGGTGGTGAACCAGGACCTGCGCGACGCGGTGGCGAAGCACGGACTGTTCTATCCACCCGACCCGTCGAGCTACGACTGGTGCACCATCGGCGGCAACCTGGCCACCAACGCGGGCGGTCTGTGCTGCGTCAAGTACGGCGTCACGTCCGATTTCGTGCTCGGGCTGGAGGTGGTGCTCGCCGACGGATCACTGTTGCGCACCGGACGGCGCACGGTGAAGGGTGTGGCGGGTTACGACCTCACCAAGTTGTTCGTGGGCAGCGAGGGCACCCTCGGGGTCATCACCGAGGCGACACTCGCGCTGCGTCCGTTGCCGCAGGCGCCCGCCACGCTGGTCGCGGCGTTCCCCTCGGCTCCCGCGGCCGGAGTGGCGGTGAGTCGGATCGTCCGCGAAGGGCTCGTGCCCTCGCTGATGGAGATCATGGACACCGCGACGGTCGACGCGGTGAGCAACTACCTACGCACCGATCTGGGCACCGAGCGGGGGACGCTGTTGCTCTGCCAGTCCGACACCGGCGGTGAACGGGCGAGCGCCGAGCTGTCGGCCGTCGAGCGGATCTGCTCGGAGGCGGGCGCGGAGATGACCTACCACACCGACGACCTCGCGGAAGGCGATCTGCTCATGCGGGCCCGACGCGTGACGCTCCTCGCGCTGGAGAGCATGGGTTCCTGCATGACCGACGACGTGTGTGTGCCCAGGACCCGCATCGCCGACCTGATCACCGGGTGTGAACGCATCGCGGAGGAGGTGGGACTCACCGTGGCCGTGGTGGGACACGCCGGCGACGGCAACATGCACCCCACGGTGGTCTACGACGCGTCGTCGGAAGGTGAGTTCGAACGCGCGAAGCGGGCGTTCGACGCGATCCTGGAGTTGGGGTTGTCCCTCGGGGGCACGGTGACGGGCGAGCACGGCGTCGGCAAGTTCAAGCAGGAGTGGCTGGCCCGCGAGATCGGTCCGGTGGGGCTCGACGTGCACCGCCGTATCAAACGGGCGCTCGACCCGCAGAACCTGTTCAACCCCGGGTCGATGTTCTCGCTGTGA
- a CDS encoding DedA family protein yields the protein MDEVNAEAATAGLDWLSTAGPLLVWVIVLSFVFIECALIVGLFLPGDSLLFAAGVVLAQHDVEGQAWALSAVALATAIVGNQVGYYIGRQTGTRFVARRGGRVLNQQNLDRARAFLDHRGFLAIVAARWIPWIRTLAPLIAGAAGMNARRFLVATTVGAILWVPTLVLIGYYAAGLLSAIPWLGTILVWGAVAFLVLGTGYGVWRYRQDIRRPVDDEPEAAAT from the coding sequence GTGGACGAAGTAAACGCCGAGGCCGCAACGGCCGGACTCGACTGGCTCTCGACGGCGGGCCCACTGTTGGTGTGGGTCATTGTCCTCAGCTTCGTGTTCATCGAATGCGCTCTGATCGTCGGACTCTTCCTGCCCGGTGACTCACTTCTGTTCGCGGCCGGTGTCGTACTCGCCCAACACGACGTGGAAGGACAGGCGTGGGCCCTGTCGGCCGTGGCACTGGCGACCGCCATCGTCGGCAACCAAGTCGGCTACTACATAGGCAGACAGACGGGTACCCGGTTCGTCGCGCGTCGAGGCGGCAGGGTGCTGAACCAACAGAACCTCGACAGGGCACGCGCGTTCCTCGACCACCGGGGATTCCTGGCGATCGTGGCGGCACGGTGGATCCCGTGGATACGCACACTCGCCCCGCTCATCGCGGGTGCCGCGGGCATGAACGCGCGACGCTTCCTGGTCGCCACCACGGTGGGCGCGATCCTGTGGGTGCCGACACTCGTCCTCATCGGCTACTACGCCGCCGGTCTGCTGTCCGCCATCCCGTGGCTTGGCACCATCCTGGTCTGGGGAGCGGTGGCCTTCCTCGTGCTCGGCACCGGCTACGGCGTGTGGCGCTACCGCCAGGACATCCGGCGCCCGGTGGACGACGAACCCGAGGCCGCCGCCACCTGA
- a CDS encoding nucleoside/nucleotide kinase family protein, whose translation MTSFDELLTRAQRLVDRNERALLGIAGAPAAGKTSLAWQLADALGAHAAVVGMDGFHLAQVELNRLGKADRKGAPDTFDAYGYVHLIRRLAAGDELVYAPEFRREIEEPIAGAVPVPPSVRLVITEGNYLLLDTEPWNELRSLLDEVWFLQPDEDDRLARLVTRHRKFGRSLVEAQQRARGSDQRNADLIMRTADRADLIIEDMELPQFAV comes from the coding sequence ATGACGTCGTTCGACGAACTGCTGACACGCGCACAACGGCTCGTGGACCGTAACGAGCGGGCGTTGCTGGGCATCGCGGGAGCGCCGGCCGCGGGTAAGACGTCGTTGGCGTGGCAGTTGGCCGATGCGCTCGGTGCGCACGCGGCCGTGGTGGGGATGGACGGCTTCCACCTCGCGCAGGTGGAGCTGAACCGGCTGGGCAAGGCCGACCGCAAGGGCGCGCCCGACACGTTCGACGCCTACGGTTACGTGCACCTGATCAGAAGGCTCGCGGCGGGGGACGAACTGGTGTACGCGCCGGAGTTCCGCAGGGAGATCGAGGAGCCCATCGCGGGTGCCGTCCCCGTGCCGCCGAGCGTGCGCCTGGTGATCACCGAGGGCAACTACCTGTTGCTGGACACCGAGCCGTGGAACGAGCTGCGTTCCCTGCTCGACGAGGTGTGGTTCCTCCAGCCGGACGAGGACGACCGCCTGGCCAGGCTCGTGACGCGGCACCGTAAGTTCGGCCGGTCGTTGGTGGAGGCTCAGCAGCGGGCGCGTGGCTCCGACCAGCGCAACGCCGACCTCATCATGCGCACGGCGGATCGCGCCGACCTGATCATCGAGGACATGGAGCTGCCGCAGTTCGCAGTGTGA
- a CDS encoding PfkB family carbohydrate kinase, which produces MRVLLAGLCTVDVVQRVPDLPEPGHKVQSTDVSVAAGGPATNAAVTVAALGAEAFLLTVLGRHPLADLVRADLTECGVTILDALPRRDEPPAVSAVTVREQDGERTVVSHNAAAVEPEALSYFDTETLAGMLPETPPDTVLVDGHHPVLARTAARWAKAHGRPVVVDAGSWKPVFRDVFGLADVVACSAQFTAPENALADVPVVVTTAGPDPVRWRGRNGSGEVAVPAVEARDTLGAGDVWHGAFVSKVGTVGIEEAIEFANAVASERVRHVGPRSWIGPIRAMMGVT; this is translated from the coding sequence GTGAGGGTGCTGTTGGCGGGCCTGTGCACCGTCGACGTCGTGCAGCGCGTGCCGGACCTACCCGAACCGGGCCACAAGGTGCAGTCCACCGACGTGTCCGTCGCCGCGGGAGGCCCAGCCACCAACGCGGCCGTCACCGTCGCCGCGCTCGGGGCGGAGGCTTTTCTGCTCACCGTGCTCGGACGCCACCCTCTCGCCGACCTCGTGCGTGCCGACCTCACGGAATGCGGTGTCACGATCCTCGACGCGCTGCCCCGGCGGGACGAACCCCCGGCGGTCAGTGCCGTCACCGTTCGCGAACAGGACGGCGAGCGCACCGTGGTCTCGCACAACGCGGCCGCGGTGGAACCCGAAGCGTTGTCCTACTTCGACACCGAGACCCTCGCCGGGATGCTGCCCGAAACCCCGCCGGACACGGTGCTCGTCGACGGACACCACCCGGTGCTCGCCCGCACCGCGGCACGATGGGCGAAGGCGCACGGACGGCCGGTCGTGGTGGACGCCGGAAGCTGGAAACCCGTGTTCAGGGACGTGTTCGGCCTGGCCGACGTGGTGGCGTGTTCGGCCCAGTTCACGGCCCCGGAGAATGCACTCGCCGACGTTCCCGTCGTCGTCACCACCGCGGGACCGGACCCGGTGCGTTGGCGTGGCCGGAACGGTTCGGGCGAGGTCGCCGTGCCGGCGGTGGAGGCGCGTGACACCCTCGGGGCAGGCGACGTGTGGCACGGTGCTTTCGTGTCCAAGGTCGGGACCGTCGGCATCGAAGAGGCGATCGAGTTCGCCAACGCCGTGGCTTCCGAACGGGTGCGGCACGTGGGACCTCGGAGCTGGATCGGCCCGATCAGGGCGATGATGGGAGTGACATGA
- a CDS encoding LacI family DNA-binding transcriptional regulator, with the protein MPPSRASRPTQRDIAELAGVSITTVSHVVNGTRPVAPETRAAVLEAIERTGYTGDVIARSLVTGGTRTLGVAISLLANPYFATLIQAIEQEAAAAGYTVLLSDTHDTVATEQDIVRALRARRVEGLLLTPVPGDKAVISELKSVGMPTVLVDRLSPKGELDQIGAENIQATSALTEHLAAHGHRRIGLISGAEGLATSEERTLGYRLGLGRAGLPWNPDLVACGHSERELGAYALARLLDHSDPVTAVVVANDAMLVGVLHEARRRRLRIGTDLAIAAYDDPEWADLVEPPITTMAQPVAEIGRRAVQLLLARLRDPDRPFETVRLPPTLRHRQSCGCPPGTG; encoded by the coding sequence ATGCCGCCGTCCCGAGCGAGCAGACCCACGCAGCGCGACATCGCTGAACTCGCCGGAGTCTCCATCACCACGGTCTCGCATGTGGTGAACGGAACCCGTCCGGTGGCGCCGGAGACCCGGGCCGCCGTACTCGAGGCCATCGAACGCACCGGCTACACGGGCGACGTCATCGCGCGCTCACTCGTCACGGGCGGCACCCGAACACTCGGCGTGGCGATCTCCCTGTTGGCCAACCCCTACTTCGCCACGCTCATCCAAGCCATCGAGCAAGAGGCCGCGGCCGCGGGCTACACCGTGTTGCTGTCCGACACCCACGACACCGTGGCGACCGAACAGGACATCGTCCGGGCACTGCGGGCCCGGCGCGTGGAGGGACTGCTGCTCACCCCCGTGCCCGGGGACAAGGCGGTCATCTCGGAACTGAAATCGGTGGGCATGCCGACCGTGCTCGTCGATCGACTGAGCCCCAAAGGAGAACTCGATCAGATCGGGGCGGAGAACATCCAGGCCACCTCGGCGCTCACCGAACACCTCGCCGCGCACGGCCACCGCAGGATCGGCTTGATCAGCGGCGCCGAAGGCCTCGCGACCAGCGAGGAACGGACTTTGGGCTATCGCCTCGGCCTCGGCCGGGCCGGACTGCCGTGGAACCCCGACCTGGTGGCCTGCGGGCATTCGGAACGGGAGCTCGGGGCCTACGCCCTGGCACGGCTGCTCGACCACTCCGATCCGGTGACGGCCGTGGTCGTGGCGAACGACGCCATGCTCGTCGGGGTGCTCCACGAGGCCCGACGGCGTCGGCTTCGCATCGGCACCGACCTCGCCATCGCGGCCTACGACGACCCGGAATGGGCCGACCTCGTCGAACCGCCGATCACCACGATGGCGCAACCGGTGGCCGAGATCGGCAGGCGGGCCGTGCAACTACTGCTGGCCCGCCTGCGCGATCCCGACCGTCCTTTCGAAACCGTTCGACTGCCGCCGACATTGCGCCACCGGCAATCGTGCGGCTGTCCCCCGGGGACCGGCTGA
- a CDS encoding class III extradiol dioxygenase subunit beta: MAEVIWGLATSHVPSIGAAMDNGKTDNEYWKPLFDGYRPAREWMAQHRPDVAIIVYNDHANALDIDMVPTFAIGMADKYRVADEGFGPRPVPDVVGDPDLSFHLLQQLVDAGFDMTAIQNLDVDHGLTVPLSVYCPEPGDAWPCAVVPLLVNVLQYPQPTAARCYELGKALGEAIRSYERDVKVAVFGTGGMSHQLAGERAGLINPEFDRMFLDKIQTDPEYLAGLTREDYIRDAGSEGFELVMWLTMRGALNEQITRIHDVYHVPASNTAAALALFDNRAES; encoded by the coding sequence ATGGCTGAGGTGATTTGGGGTCTGGCGACCTCGCACGTGCCCTCCATCGGCGCTGCGATGGACAACGGGAAGACGGACAACGAGTACTGGAAGCCGTTGTTCGACGGCTACCGGCCGGCGCGGGAGTGGATGGCCCAGCACCGCCCCGACGTCGCGATCATCGTCTACAACGACCATGCCAACGCGCTCGACATCGACATGGTGCCGACGTTCGCCATCGGCATGGCCGACAAGTACCGGGTCGCCGACGAGGGTTTCGGCCCGCGTCCGGTTCCCGATGTCGTGGGTGACCCCGACCTGTCGTTCCACCTGCTCCAGCAGTTGGTGGACGCCGGGTTCGACATGACGGCGATCCAGAACCTCGACGTCGACCACGGCCTCACCGTGCCCCTGTCGGTGTACTGCCCCGAGCCCGGGGACGCGTGGCCGTGTGCCGTGGTGCCGCTGCTGGTCAACGTCCTCCAGTACCCGCAGCCGACCGCCGCGCGTTGCTACGAGCTGGGCAAGGCCCTCGGCGAGGCGATCCGCTCGTACGAGCGTGACGTGAAGGTGGCGGTGTTCGGTACCGGTGGCATGTCCCACCAGCTCGCGGGTGAACGTGCCGGACTCATCAACCCCGAGTTCGACCGCATGTTCCTCGACAAGATCCAGACCGACCCCGAGTACCTGGCCGGGCTGACCCGGGAGGACTACATCCGGGACGCGGGTTCGGAAGGCTTCGAGCTGGTCATGTGGTTGACCATGCGTGGTGCGCTGAACGAGCAGATCACGCGGATCCACGACGTCTACCACGTTCCCGCGTCGAACACCGCCGCCGCGCTGGCGCTGTTCGACAACCGGGCGGAGAGCTGA